One genomic window of Acetobacter sp. includes the following:
- a CDS encoding ABC transporter substrate-binding protein, whose amino-acid sequence MTGVVGELPARPAHIADLWYAHNEILVMLGGAPTIAMTVERESMSPWMYHLAPALRNATQLPSTTPTAETLLAGHVDLVFATPSLSGVETYRKTGIPTVGVEFHDTAGLLRCLDLTATVLDTPHAQTVARDYRAYLNETEKALTSRLAAIPEASRPRVLHILSLSPMKVDGAGTMIDEWIRLAGGRNAAEEIKGAKRPVSLEQIAAWNPDIIILGGMSGDAEPKTDGPVWNELKAVKAGKVYRNPVGVFPWDRYGTEFALQIQWAATIIHPEFFHDTDMMEITRAFYRRFFSYDLAQDEARRILAAQPPA is encoded by the coding sequence ATGACTGGCGTGGTCGGTGAATTACCGGCCCGGCCCGCTCATATTGCGGACCTTTGGTATGCGCATAACGAAATACTTGTCATGCTCGGCGGCGCGCCGACTATCGCCATGACGGTTGAGCGGGAGAGCATGTCTCCCTGGATGTATCATCTGGCGCCAGCACTGCGTAACGCCACGCAGTTGCCATCAACCACACCGACTGCCGAAACCCTGTTGGCAGGTCACGTTGATCTGGTTTTTGCCACTCCTTCTCTCTCGGGAGTGGAAACCTACCGGAAAACCGGCATTCCCACGGTCGGCGTGGAATTTCATGACACTGCCGGATTGCTGCGCTGTCTTGATCTGACCGCCACCGTTCTTGACACACCCCACGCTCAGACGGTGGCGCGTGACTACCGGGCTTACCTCAATGAGACGGAGAAAGCCCTGACATCCCGGCTGGCGGCTATTCCCGAGGCGTCACGCCCGCGTGTGCTGCACATCCTGTCACTCTCTCCCATGAAGGTTGATGGCGCAGGCACGATGATTGACGAATGGATCCGTCTCGCCGGAGGGCGGAACGCTGCGGAAGAGATCAAGGGAGCCAAACGCCCGGTATCTCTGGAACAGATTGCCGCCTGGAATCCCGACATCATTATTCTGGGCGGGATGAGCGGAGATGCCGAACCAAAAACTGATGGACCAGTCTGGAATGAACTCAAGGCCGTGAAAGCGGGAAAGGTCTATCGCAACCCCGTCGGGGTCTTTCCGTGGGATCGTTACGGCACTGAATTCGCCCTTCAGATTCAGTGGGCGGCAACCATTATTCACCCGGAATTTTTTCATGACACGGACATGATGGAGATCACGCGGGCTTTCTATCGCCGCTTCTTCTCCTACGATCTGGCGCAGGATGAAGCCCGGCGCATCCTCGCGGCCCAGCCGCCGGCATGA
- a CDS encoding FecCD family ABC transporter permease: MKGAVTLATTFLLLLIVATGSLCVGRYPIPLHDFSDFFLSFFRNAQASCQSISCSILAHIRLPRLGAALLTGAALSVSGASYQAVFRNPLVSPGILGALSGAGFGAALGIILHVPQWMIGVSAFAGSTLAVLMGTGIARLTGDSSVLMLIFGGLVSNALFTSLLSILKYLADPDSQLPDIVFWLLGTLSRVTPETLSLVTIPMICAMAALCVMGRLLDALSMGDDEARSLGVSVRLVRNLVVALATLLCALTVSMTGIIGWVGLVIPHIARLLVGPGNRLVLPMSALSGAIFLTFSDDLARNLSAAEIPVGIMTELSGVILFLLLLPRVKTSLRGNWR, from the coding sequence ATGAAGGGAGCCGTTACCCTCGCAACGACATTCCTCCTTCTCCTGATCGTTGCGACAGGTTCGCTCTGTGTTGGCCGCTATCCCATACCGCTGCATGATTTTTCTGATTTCTTCCTGTCATTCTTCAGGAACGCACAGGCTTCCTGCCAGAGCATTTCCTGTTCCATTCTGGCGCATATCCGCCTGCCACGACTGGGGGCGGCGCTTCTGACGGGCGCCGCACTTTCCGTTTCAGGCGCGTCCTATCAGGCCGTTTTCCGTAATCCTCTTGTCTCTCCGGGTATTCTGGGCGCGCTCAGCGGCGCGGGCTTTGGGGCGGCGCTGGGCATCATCCTGCATGTTCCGCAGTGGATGATCGGCGTCTCGGCCTTTGCCGGCTCAACTCTGGCAGTGCTCATGGGAACCGGCATCGCCCGTCTGACAGGCGACAGTTCGGTCCTGATGCTGATCTTCGGTGGTCTCGTCAGTAACGCCCTTTTCACGTCTCTGCTGTCCATCCTCAAATATCTCGCCGATCCTGACAGCCAGCTTCCCGATATCGTGTTCTGGCTTCTCGGCACACTCTCGCGCGTTACGCCGGAAACCCTGTCTCTCGTCACAATACCCATGATCTGCGCGATGGCCGCCCTGTGCGTCATGGGACGATTGCTGGATGCGCTCAGCATGGGCGATGACGAGGCGCGCAGCCTTGGCGTGTCCGTGCGCCTCGTGCGCAATCTGGTCGTGGCGCTGGCGACCCTGCTCTGCGCCCTGACTGTTTCCATGACCGGCATTATCGGCTGGGTCGGGCTTGTCATTCCCCATATCGCCCGGCTTCTGGTCGGTCCCGGCAATCGTCTCGTTCTGCCCATGAGCGCCCTGAGCGGCGCGATTTTCCTGACTTTTTCCGATGATCTCGCCCGCAATCTTTCAGCGGCGGAAATTCCAGTGGGTATCATGACCGAGTTGTCCGGTGTGATCCTGTTTCTGCTGCTGCTCCCGCGTGTGAAAACCAGTCTGCGGGGCAACTGGCGATGA
- a CDS encoding Rrf2 family transcriptional regulator: MRLTLHTDYALRALIFLTWTTDRLASIREIATTYGISENHLVKIVHKLGQQGFIETVRGRNGGIRLARDASQICVGDVVRVIEEGLEAAGTKKELLSEEPGRLLPQSRFRDVVNTALKAFMAVLDETRLSDLIFDEQKQMLGIASSPRARLLKSNENREICGVAVPAAP, encoded by the coding sequence ATGCGTCTGACCCTGCATACGGACTATGCGCTGAGAGCGCTCATCTTTCTTACCTGGACGACGGATCGTCTCGCGTCTATTCGGGAAATTGCAACAACATACGGCATTTCTGAGAATCATCTGGTCAAGATTGTGCACAAACTTGGTCAGCAGGGTTTTATCGAAACGGTCCGTGGTCGAAACGGAGGTATCCGGCTGGCCCGTGACGCAAGCCAGATCTGTGTGGGCGACGTTGTGCGCGTCATAGAGGAAGGGCTGGAAGCGGCGGGCACCAAAAAAGAGCTTCTGTCAGAAGAGCCCGGTCGGCTTTTGCCGCAGAGCCGCTTCCGGGATGTCGTTAATACCGCCCTGAAGGCTTTCATGGCGGTTCTTGATGAAACCCGGCTCTCTGATCTGATTTTCGATGAGCAGAAGCAGATGCTTGGGATTGCCAGCAGTCCCCGGGCGCGGCTTTTAAAATCGAATGAGAACCGGGAAATCTGTGGAGTAGCGGTTCCGGCTGCGCCGTGA
- a CDS encoding ABC transporter ATP-binding protein produces MTLEAQHLTCRRDHRLVLDAVSFTIGDGVLACLLGPNGAGKTTLLRAILRLEKVAGKVLLDGEDLSILSPRETARRIAYVPQTHSVAFAYTVEDMVAMGRLSHARLGLFPGRDDQEAVSEALNLMNITHLADRTYTQLSGGEQQAVLIARALAQGGRTLLLDEPASALDFGQQKRLWTRLRELTDCGYTILCTTHDPLKAREIFDEALLMRDGRLMECGPAPTVLTDEGIEMLYAS; encoded by the coding sequence ATGACCCTTGAGGCTCAACATCTCACATGCAGACGGGATCATCGTCTGGTGCTGGATGCTGTGTCTTTCACGATCGGAGACGGTGTTCTGGCCTGCCTGCTTGGTCCCAACGGGGCAGGGAAGACAACATTGCTTCGCGCCATCCTCCGTCTTGAGAAAGTGGCGGGGAAAGTGCTTCTGGACGGCGAAGACCTGTCCATCCTGTCTCCTCGTGAAACGGCCCGTCGCATCGCCTACGTGCCGCAGACCCATTCCGTCGCCTTTGCCTATACGGTGGAAGATATGGTCGCCATGGGACGACTGTCTCACGCACGTCTGGGCCTCTTCCCCGGCAGGGACGATCAGGAGGCTGTTTCAGAGGCTCTGAACCTCATGAACATCACTCACCTCGCCGACCGGACCTACACTCAGCTTTCTGGGGGAGAACAGCAGGCTGTGCTGATTGCCCGGGCGCTGGCGCAGGGAGGCCGGACGCTGCTTCTCGATGAACCGGCATCGGCGCTGGATTTCGGCCAGCAGAAACGGCTCTGGACCCGGCTTCGTGAATTGACTGACTGTGGTTATACGATCCTGTGCACCACGCATGATCCCCTGAAAGCCCGGGAGATTTTTGATGAGGCGCTGCTGATGCGAGACGGCAGGCTGATGGAGTGTGGTCCGGCACCGACCGTGCTGACGGATGAAGGGATCGAGATGCTTTACGCTTCCTGA